The Engystomops pustulosus chromosome 4, aEngPut4.maternal, whole genome shotgun sequence genome contains a region encoding:
- the ETV6 gene encoding transcription factor ETV6 isoform X1, with amino-acid sequence MRRLAGQRRKWQEQSLYSPPESPGQNCTSASPLHVSLQRNYRMEDDAVKLPGHLRLPPSHWSREDVSQWLRWAEGEFSLHPIESSSFEMNGKALLLLTKEDFRYRCPHSGDVLYEVLQHILRQRKPRPLPPAVYHTGNSFHGHPDISLHHNHHDDHIQHRPPRTPLDVPPQNTPTIELRHRSAMDSPISTNHHPSPDPESRPLRSPLDSGLRRPSPAERLHRLQSESNHHNQEAYPLSVSPAEANHNDAHSKASSPRQEAPRVIQLMPSPIMHPLLLNTRHEFKQPRMGGAEDGQPQREGKPMNLSHREEMAYGHVILPISPHEEQTIPMGRIADCRLLWDYVYQLLSDTRYENFIRWEDKESMVFRIMDPNGLARLWGNHKNRTNMTYEKMSRALRHYYKLNIIRKEPGQRLLFRFMKTPDEIMSGRTDRLEHLESQELDEQMYQEDDC; translated from the exons ATGAGGAGACTCGCAGGACAGAGGAGGAAATGG CAGGAACAGAGTTTATACTCTCCCCCAGAAAGCCCCGGACAGAACTGCACCAGCGCCTCccccctccatgtctccctccagCGCAACTACAGGATGGAAGACGACGCCGTCAAGTTACCAGGACACCTAC GTCTCCCACCCTCGCACTGGTCGCGGGAGGACGTGTCCCAGTGGCTGCGCTGGGCGGAGGGCGAGTTCTCTTTGCATCCTATAGAGAGCAGCAGCTTTGAGATGAACGGCAAGGCCCTCCTGCTCCTCACCAAGGAGGACTTCCGCTACCGCTGCCCGCACTCAG GTGACGTCTtgtacgaggttctgcagcacatCCTGCGCCAGAGGAAGCCCCGGCCGCTGCCCCCCGCCGTGTACCACACTGGAAACTCCTTCCATGGTCACCCCGACATCAGCCTCCACCACAACCACCACGACG ATCACATCCAGCACAGACCCCCCCGGACGCCCTTGGACGTCCCCCCGCAGAACACGCCCACCATAGAGCTGCGCCACCGGTCTGCTATGGACTCGCCCATCTCCACCAATCACCACCCGTCTCCGGAtcccgagtcccgccccctgcgctccccacTGGACAGCGGCCTGCGCCGCCCCTCCCCCGCCGAGCGGCTGCACCGCCTGCAGAGCGAGAGCAACCACCACAACCAGGAGGCCTACCCGCTGTCCGTGTCCCCCGCCGAGGCCAACCACAACGACGCCCACTCCAAAGCCAGCAGCCCCCGGCAGGAAGCCCCCCGGGTCATCCAGCTCATGCCCAGCCCCATCATGCACCCGCTGCTCCTCAACACCCGCCACGAGTTCAAGCAGCCGCGCATGGGGGGCGCCGAGGACGGGCAGCCGCAGCGCGAGGGCAAACCCATGAACTTATCTCACCGCGAGGAGATGGCGTACGGCCACGTCATCCTGCCCATCTCACCCCACGAGGAGCAGACCATCCCCATGGGCAGGATAGCGG ACTGCCGGCTGCTCTGGGATTACGTCTATCAGCTCCTGTCCGACACCAGATACGAGAACTTCATCCGCTGGGAGGACAAGGAGTCCATGGTTTTCCGCATCATGGACCCCAACGGTTTGGCGCGACTATGGGGGAACCACAAG aaCCGAACAAACATGACCTACGAGAAGATGTCCCGGGCTCTGCGCCACTACTACAAGCTCAACATCATCCGCAAGGAACCCGGCCAGAGACTGCTCTTCAG GTTCATGAAGACGCCGGATGAGATTATGAGCGGCAGGACGGATCGGCTGGAACATCTGGAATCTCAGGAGCTGGACGAGCAGATGTATCAGGAGGACGACTGCTGA
- the ETV6 gene encoding transcription factor ETV6 isoform X2 produces MASTPFSIKQEQSLYSPPESPGQNCTSASPLHVSLQRNYRMEDDAVKLPGHLRLPPSHWSREDVSQWLRWAEGEFSLHPIESSSFEMNGKALLLLTKEDFRYRCPHSGDVLYEVLQHILRQRKPRPLPPAVYHTGNSFHGHPDISLHHNHHDDHIQHRPPRTPLDVPPQNTPTIELRHRSAMDSPISTNHHPSPDPESRPLRSPLDSGLRRPSPAERLHRLQSESNHHNQEAYPLSVSPAEANHNDAHSKASSPRQEAPRVIQLMPSPIMHPLLLNTRHEFKQPRMGGAEDGQPQREGKPMNLSHREEMAYGHVILPISPHEEQTIPMGRIADCRLLWDYVYQLLSDTRYENFIRWEDKESMVFRIMDPNGLARLWGNHKNRTNMTYEKMSRALRHYYKLNIIRKEPGQRLLFRFMKTPDEIMSGRTDRLEHLESQELDEQMYQEDDC; encoded by the exons ATGGCTTCTACACCCTTCTCCATCAAG CAGGAACAGAGTTTATACTCTCCCCCAGAAAGCCCCGGACAGAACTGCACCAGCGCCTCccccctccatgtctccctccagCGCAACTACAGGATGGAAGACGACGCCGTCAAGTTACCAGGACACCTAC GTCTCCCACCCTCGCACTGGTCGCGGGAGGACGTGTCCCAGTGGCTGCGCTGGGCGGAGGGCGAGTTCTCTTTGCATCCTATAGAGAGCAGCAGCTTTGAGATGAACGGCAAGGCCCTCCTGCTCCTCACCAAGGAGGACTTCCGCTACCGCTGCCCGCACTCAG GTGACGTCTtgtacgaggttctgcagcacatCCTGCGCCAGAGGAAGCCCCGGCCGCTGCCCCCCGCCGTGTACCACACTGGAAACTCCTTCCATGGTCACCCCGACATCAGCCTCCACCACAACCACCACGACG ATCACATCCAGCACAGACCCCCCCGGACGCCCTTGGACGTCCCCCCGCAGAACACGCCCACCATAGAGCTGCGCCACCGGTCTGCTATGGACTCGCCCATCTCCACCAATCACCACCCGTCTCCGGAtcccgagtcccgccccctgcgctccccacTGGACAGCGGCCTGCGCCGCCCCTCCCCCGCCGAGCGGCTGCACCGCCTGCAGAGCGAGAGCAACCACCACAACCAGGAGGCCTACCCGCTGTCCGTGTCCCCCGCCGAGGCCAACCACAACGACGCCCACTCCAAAGCCAGCAGCCCCCGGCAGGAAGCCCCCCGGGTCATCCAGCTCATGCCCAGCCCCATCATGCACCCGCTGCTCCTCAACACCCGCCACGAGTTCAAGCAGCCGCGCATGGGGGGCGCCGAGGACGGGCAGCCGCAGCGCGAGGGCAAACCCATGAACTTATCTCACCGCGAGGAGATGGCGTACGGCCACGTCATCCTGCCCATCTCACCCCACGAGGAGCAGACCATCCCCATGGGCAGGATAGCGG ACTGCCGGCTGCTCTGGGATTACGTCTATCAGCTCCTGTCCGACACCAGATACGAGAACTTCATCCGCTGGGAGGACAAGGAGTCCATGGTTTTCCGCATCATGGACCCCAACGGTTTGGCGCGACTATGGGGGAACCACAAG aaCCGAACAAACATGACCTACGAGAAGATGTCCCGGGCTCTGCGCCACTACTACAAGCTCAACATCATCCGCAAGGAACCCGGCCAGAGACTGCTCTTCAG GTTCATGAAGACGCCGGATGAGATTATGAGCGGCAGGACGGATCGGCTGGAACATCTGGAATCTCAGGAGCTGGACGAGCAGATGTATCAGGAGGACGACTGCTGA
- the ETV6 gene encoding transcription factor ETV6 isoform X3 has protein sequence MASTPFSIKEQSLYSPPESPGQNCTSASPLHVSLQRNYRMEDDAVKLPGHLRLPPSHWSREDVSQWLRWAEGEFSLHPIESSSFEMNGKALLLLTKEDFRYRCPHSGDVLYEVLQHILRQRKPRPLPPAVYHTGNSFHGHPDISLHHNHHDDHIQHRPPRTPLDVPPQNTPTIELRHRSAMDSPISTNHHPSPDPESRPLRSPLDSGLRRPSPAERLHRLQSESNHHNQEAYPLSVSPAEANHNDAHSKASSPRQEAPRVIQLMPSPIMHPLLLNTRHEFKQPRMGGAEDGQPQREGKPMNLSHREEMAYGHVILPISPHEEQTIPMGRIADCRLLWDYVYQLLSDTRYENFIRWEDKESMVFRIMDPNGLARLWGNHKNRTNMTYEKMSRALRHYYKLNIIRKEPGQRLLFRFMKTPDEIMSGRTDRLEHLESQELDEQMYQEDDC, from the exons ATGGCTTCTACACCCTTCTCCATCAAG GAACAGAGTTTATACTCTCCCCCAGAAAGCCCCGGACAGAACTGCACCAGCGCCTCccccctccatgtctccctccagCGCAACTACAGGATGGAAGACGACGCCGTCAAGTTACCAGGACACCTAC GTCTCCCACCCTCGCACTGGTCGCGGGAGGACGTGTCCCAGTGGCTGCGCTGGGCGGAGGGCGAGTTCTCTTTGCATCCTATAGAGAGCAGCAGCTTTGAGATGAACGGCAAGGCCCTCCTGCTCCTCACCAAGGAGGACTTCCGCTACCGCTGCCCGCACTCAG GTGACGTCTtgtacgaggttctgcagcacatCCTGCGCCAGAGGAAGCCCCGGCCGCTGCCCCCCGCCGTGTACCACACTGGAAACTCCTTCCATGGTCACCCCGACATCAGCCTCCACCACAACCACCACGACG ATCACATCCAGCACAGACCCCCCCGGACGCCCTTGGACGTCCCCCCGCAGAACACGCCCACCATAGAGCTGCGCCACCGGTCTGCTATGGACTCGCCCATCTCCACCAATCACCACCCGTCTCCGGAtcccgagtcccgccccctgcgctccccacTGGACAGCGGCCTGCGCCGCCCCTCCCCCGCCGAGCGGCTGCACCGCCTGCAGAGCGAGAGCAACCACCACAACCAGGAGGCCTACCCGCTGTCCGTGTCCCCCGCCGAGGCCAACCACAACGACGCCCACTCCAAAGCCAGCAGCCCCCGGCAGGAAGCCCCCCGGGTCATCCAGCTCATGCCCAGCCCCATCATGCACCCGCTGCTCCTCAACACCCGCCACGAGTTCAAGCAGCCGCGCATGGGGGGCGCCGAGGACGGGCAGCCGCAGCGCGAGGGCAAACCCATGAACTTATCTCACCGCGAGGAGATGGCGTACGGCCACGTCATCCTGCCCATCTCACCCCACGAGGAGCAGACCATCCCCATGGGCAGGATAGCGG ACTGCCGGCTGCTCTGGGATTACGTCTATCAGCTCCTGTCCGACACCAGATACGAGAACTTCATCCGCTGGGAGGACAAGGAGTCCATGGTTTTCCGCATCATGGACCCCAACGGTTTGGCGCGACTATGGGGGAACCACAAG aaCCGAACAAACATGACCTACGAGAAGATGTCCCGGGCTCTGCGCCACTACTACAAGCTCAACATCATCCGCAAGGAACCCGGCCAGAGACTGCTCTTCAG GTTCATGAAGACGCCGGATGAGATTATGAGCGGCAGGACGGATCGGCTGGAACATCTGGAATCTCAGGAGCTGGACGAGCAGATGTATCAGGAGGACGACTGCTGA